The proteins below are encoded in one region of Christensenellaceae bacterium 44-20:
- a CDS encoding GNAT family N-acetyltransferase, with amino-acid sequence MQIRKSTPEDLEHMMELYAQARVFMRENGNPNQWGDSHPAREMIEADIAAGKSYICTEGGEIAATFYFAVEDDPTYRIIEQGAWLCGGPYGVVHRITARQGVRGAASFCLAWCYEQCGNLRIDTHRDNLPMRRCLERNGFSYCGIIHIADGSERIAFQKPPRGGRVQD; translated from the coding sequence ATGCAAATTCGCAAAAGCACCCCCGAGGATTTGGAGCATATGATGGAGCTATATGCCCAGGCTCGGGTTTTCATGCGGGAGAACGGCAACCCGAACCAGTGGGGCGATTCTCACCCCGCCCGGGAGATGATAGAAGCGGATATTGCCGCAGGCAAGAGCTATATCTGCACGGAGGGCGGCGAAATTGCGGCGACTTTCTATTTCGCCGTGGAGGACGACCCGACTTACCGCATCATCGAGCAGGGCGCATGGCTTTGCGGCGGGCCTTACGGCGTTGTGCACCGCATCACGGCGCGGCAGGGCGTGCGCGGTGCGGCCTCCTTCTGCCTGGCATGGTGCTATGAGCAGTGCGGCAACCTGCGCATCGACACCCACCGGGACAACCTGCCCATGCGGCGCTGTTTGGAGCGCAACGGCTTTTCCTACTGCGGCATCATTCACATTGCAGACGGAAGCGAGCGCATCGCTTTCCAGAAGCCGCCCCGGGGAGGGCGCGTGCAGGATTGA
- a CDS encoding Mov34/MPN/PAD-1 family protein encodes MAKKEKQKAAGKKAAKKQKQKALSAPEAEGALPQNILPVGERVQGNKNIYIAQKVYRQIHKFTEGKTENESGGILVGEFVEEFGKQNILIEGFIEAKHCEATPQTLTFTHETWEAVDKEMEKKHQGKSIVGWIHTHPDFGIFLSNYDTFIQENFFKEENQIAYVIDPIRGEEGFYFWEEGKIERCPGFYLYDKTGVPIKALRAEQEEPPAEPEKGGGVLAGIQTALLVVLSAVVVMLGFQVISLNEQVNLLSASVGGLLDEARLSFAVIAQEQRGMDARISAIEDMLGIAPQAPSPEASAALPEPSIDAQSASPETSPAASQPAPSQEDTNG; translated from the coding sequence ATGGCAAAGAAGGAAAAGCAAAAGGCGGCCGGGAAAAAGGCCGCCAAAAAGCAGAAACAGAAGGCGCTTTCCGCCCCCGAGGCCGAGGGCGCCCTGCCCCAGAATATCCTGCCCGTGGGCGAGCGGGTGCAGGGAAATAAGAATATCTATATCGCCCAGAAGGTCTACCGCCAAATCCATAAGTTCACCGAGGGCAAAACCGAGAACGAGAGCGGCGGCATTTTGGTGGGCGAGTTTGTGGAGGAGTTCGGCAAGCAGAATATCCTCATCGAGGGCTTCATCGAGGCAAAGCACTGCGAGGCCACGCCCCAGACGCTCACTTTCACCCACGAGACCTGGGAAGCCGTGGATAAGGAGATGGAGAAAAAGCACCAGGGCAAATCCATCGTGGGGTGGATTCATACGCACCCGGATTTTGGCATCTTCCTCTCCAATTACGATACCTTCATCCAGGAGAATTTCTTCAAAGAGGAGAACCAAATCGCCTATGTGATAGACCCAATTCGCGGCGAAGAGGGCTTCTATTTCTGGGAAGAGGGCAAAATCGAGCGCTGCCCGGGCTTCTATCTGTATGATAAGACGGGCGTGCCCATCAAGGCCCTAAGGGCAGAGCAGGAGGAGCCCCCGGCCGAGCCGGAAAAGGGCGGCGGCGTGCTGGCCGGCATCCAGACGGCCCTGCTCGTCGTGCTCTCGGCGGTGGTGGTCATGCTGGGGTTCCAGGTCATCTCGCTGAATGAACAGGTGAACCTGCTCAGCGCCAGCGTAGGCGGCTTGCTGGATGAAGCTAGGCTCAGCTTCGCTGTCATCGCCCAGGAGCAGCGGGGGATGGATGCGCGCATCTCAGCCATAGAGGATATGCTGGGCATCGCGCCCCAGGCTCCCTCGCCGGAGGCCTCCGCTGCCTTGCCGGAGCCTTCGATAGATGCACAGTCTGCTTCGCCGGAAACGAGCCCCGCGGCTTCCCAGCCCGCTCCCAGCCAGGAGGATACAAATGGATAA
- a CDS encoding kinase to dihydroxyacetone kinase: MLEYKFDTQLLIEGEHLDEDAINAYIRGHFEGDCLLAVGSESLIKIHFHTNRPGQVLDYCASLGEVYDVVVENMERQAKGLQG, from the coding sequence ATGCTGGAATACAAGTTCGATACGCAGCTTTTAATCGAGGGGGAGCATTTGGATGAGGACGCGATAAACGCCTATATCCGCGGGCATTTCGAGGGCGACTGCCTGCTGGCCGTGGGCAGTGAAAGCCTCATCAAGATTCATTTCCACACCAACCGCCCGGGGCAGGTTCTGGACTATTGCGCCTCTCTGGGCGAGGTTTACGATGTCGTAGTCGAAAACATGGAGCGCCAGGCGAAGGGGCTGCAAGGGTAG
- a CDS encoding EsaB/YukD family protein, with translation MGKVNVIIVDATGNKEQKVGLPDDIKTGIIMVKLVEKIKLPSVGPDGNPISYKFIHKVSGRQLLEMQTLAEAGVRDGDVLRLQPEITAG, from the coding sequence ATGGGAAAAGTGAATGTAATCATCGTAGACGCAACAGGCAATAAGGAGCAGAAAGTCGGCCTGCCCGACGACATCAAAACCGGCATTATCATGGTCAAGCTGGTGGAAAAAATCAAGCTGCCCTCTGTGGGGCCGGATGGCAACCCCATCAGCTATAAATTCATCCATAAAGTCTCTGGCCGGCAGCTTTTGGAAATGCAGACTCTGGCCGAAGCAGGCGTGCGGGATGGAGATGTGCTCCGCCTCCAGCCGGAAATCACGGCGGGCTGA
- a CDS encoding ThiF family adenylyltransferase, with the protein MEESKNIELTSADFEEDRYSRLRLIPWWDQEKLKNACILVVGAGAIGNELIKNLALLGIGKILIVDMDKIEQTNLTRSVLFRAGDVGRYKAEVAAERAMELNPDVRAKAFTSNVIDDIGLGVFARVDAALGGLDNREARLAINQSCYKLGKTFIDGAIEALGGFARVFAPPGPCYECTMTEADWRMINQRKSCALLTHEQMAEGKIPTTPTSSSIIAGVQVQEMLKILHADRGLPTLAGKGYVFNGLTHDSFVVEYQKKPDCMSHDAYGPAEKMPWRAEKTTLAEVLQKARQDLGEGAVVDFDRDIASLASCACGQKKPLFAPVHKLRGADLACPDCGKAMQFETFHTLTGSEDFLNKTLGEIGIPPLHIFCGRRGMEERYYECTGDEAAVFAGLGQEERI; encoded by the coding sequence ATGGAGGAGAGCAAAAATATCGAGCTAACCTCCGCAGATTTCGAGGAGGATCGCTATAGCCGCCTGCGGCTGATTCCCTGGTGGGACCAGGAGAAGCTCAAAAACGCCTGCATTCTGGTGGTGGGCGCCGGAGCGATTGGCAACGAGCTCATCAAAAACCTGGCGCTGCTGGGCATCGGAAAAATCCTCATCGTGGATATGGATAAAATCGAGCAGACCAACCTCACCCGCTCTGTGCTCTTCCGGGCCGGGGATGTGGGCCGCTATAAGGCGGAAGTCGCGGCGGAGCGCGCTATGGAGCTCAACCCGGATGTCCGCGCCAAGGCGTTTACCAGCAATGTGATAGACGATATCGGCCTTGGGGTGTTTGCCCGGGTGGATGCGGCGCTGGGCGGGCTGGATAACCGGGAAGCCCGGCTGGCCATCAACCAGAGCTGCTATAAGCTGGGCAAAACCTTCATCGACGGCGCCATCGAGGCGCTGGGCGGCTTTGCCCGGGTGTTTGCGCCGCCCGGCCCCTGCTATGAATGCACCATGACCGAGGCAGACTGGCGCATGATCAACCAGCGCAAGAGCTGCGCGCTTTTGACGCACGAGCAGATGGCCGAGGGCAAAATTCCCACGACGCCCACCTCCTCTTCCATCATCGCGGGGGTGCAGGTGCAGGAGATGCTCAAGATTTTGCACGCAGACCGCGGCCTGCCCACGCTGGCCGGCAAGGGCTATGTGTTCAACGGGCTGACGCACGATTCCTTTGTCGTCGAATACCAGAAAAAGCCGGACTGCATGAGCCACGATGCCTATGGCCCGGCCGAAAAAATGCCCTGGCGCGCGGAAAAGACCACGCTTGCCGAGGTTCTGCAAAAGGCCCGGCAGGATTTGGGCGAGGGAGCCGTGGTGGATTTCGACCGGGATATCGCCTCCCTGGCATCCTGCGCCTGCGGGCAGAAAAAACCGCTGTTTGCGCCTGTGCATAAGCTTCGGGGGGCGGATCTGGCCTGCCCGGACTGCGGCAAAGCCATGCAATTTGAGACGTTCCACACCCTCACGGGCAGCGAAGATTTTCTAAATAAGACGCTGGGCGAAATCGGCATCCCGCCGCTGCATATTTTCTGCGGCCGCCGGGGGATGGAGGAGCGGTATTACGAGTGCACCGGGGATGAGGCGGCAGTGTTTGCCGGCCTCGGACAGGAGGAGAGAATATGA
- a CDS encoding FHA domain-containing protein, with protein sequence MNARMRRIASDWEQLQKDFGNHPYIKVTPMGPEPPERYHVTYFVNGIYLRPDGSIETLARHDVEITLHADYPRYKPLCRILTPIWHPNFRDGQICIGDIWGAGESLSDIIINIGDMIQYKSWNSYSPLSADAAKWAIEHKHMFPVGNLNLYQGEEAAAGDVQIDLFDEQGEKIEEEVPQLEISPEPENDFEITAEELAGVVFTPTAARMQSAQRPVSAGKKLNFKTVFMKGLLWGIIGGLVGFALQELIGLWLNTDTFLGWMGYPGMEEIYANAYAGLYSESQLAVIFSAVSNAMRLSSAFFSAFLACGIGLFLGLGEGVYYGSGRQAAKNAAIGAGISLVLGFVSGYIAQWLYSALMQNTESEFAMAFIRGIGWAIMGLGIGFSAGLLKPEKKRMLFCMLGGLLGGFLGGFVFNYICNIPWALLSETDTGIIPRAVGITATGLLVGLGVGLLEQFAKSAWLKVIRGEFEGKEYLVFAGTTSIGNNGRNTIVLFKDKLVGEHHCDIIQEGNRYVLVDCGTPLGTVVNGMRVSRHVLRQGDAIAVGNSVLVFNMK encoded by the coding sequence ATGAATGCAAGAATGCGGCGCATCGCTTCAGACTGGGAGCAGCTGCAAAAGGATTTCGGAAACCATCCGTATATCAAGGTAACGCCCATGGGGCCAGAGCCGCCCGAGCGCTACCACGTTACCTACTTTGTCAACGGCATCTATCTGCGGCCGGATGGCAGCATCGAGACGCTGGCGCGGCACGATGTGGAGATCACGCTGCACGCAGATTACCCGCGCTATAAGCCCCTCTGCCGCATCCTGACGCCCATCTGGCATCCCAATTTCCGGGATGGGCAGATCTGCATCGGGGATATCTGGGGCGCGGGCGAATCGCTCTCGGATATCATCATCAATATCGGGGATATGATCCAGTATAAGAGCTGGAACTCGTATAGCCCGCTCTCGGCAGACGCGGCCAAATGGGCCATCGAGCATAAGCATATGTTCCCGGTGGGCAATCTCAATCTCTATCAGGGCGAGGAGGCCGCGGCGGGGGACGTGCAGATAGACCTATTCGATGAGCAGGGCGAGAAGATAGAGGAGGAGGTTCCCCAGCTGGAAATCTCTCCCGAGCCGGAAAACGATTTCGAGATCACGGCGGAGGAGCTGGCTGGGGTCGTGTTTACCCCCACGGCCGCCCGGATGCAGTCGGCCCAGCGGCCGGTCTCGGCGGGAAAGAAGCTCAACTTCAAAACTGTCTTTATGAAGGGCCTGCTCTGGGGCATCATCGGCGGTCTCGTCGGCTTTGCCTTGCAGGAGCTCATCGGCCTCTGGCTGAATACGGATACCTTCCTTGGCTGGATGGGCTATCCCGGTATGGAGGAGATTTATGCGAACGCCTACGCTGGGCTGTACAGCGAGAGCCAGCTTGCCGTCATCTTCTCGGCCGTAAGCAACGCCATGCGGCTCAGTTCCGCTTTCTTCAGCGCGTTTCTGGCCTGCGGCATCGGCCTGTTTTTGGGGCTGGGCGAGGGAGTATACTACGGCTCGGGCCGCCAGGCCGCCAAAAACGCGGCCATCGGCGCGGGCATTTCCCTGGTGCTGGGCTTTGTCAGCGGCTATATCGCCCAGTGGCTGTACAGCGCGCTCATGCAAAACACGGAAAGCGAGTTTGCCATGGCTTTCATCCGGGGCATCGGCTGGGCCATCATGGGGCTGGGCATCGGGTTCTCGGCCGGCCTGTTAAAGCCCGAGAAAAAGCGCATGCTCTTCTGCATGCTGGGCGGCCTGCTGGGCGGCTTTCTCGGCGGCTTCGTATTCAACTATATCTGCAATATCCCCTGGGCCCTGCTCAGCGAGACGGATACCGGCATCATCCCAAGGGCCGTGGGCATCACGGCAACCGGCCTGCTGGTGGGCCTGGGCGTGGGCCTGCTCGAGCAGTTCGCCAAATCCGCGTGGCTCAAGGTCATCCGGGGCGAGTTCGAGGGCAAGGAATACCTGGTCTTTGCGGGGACGACCAGCATCGGCAACAACGGCAGGAATACCATCGTGCTCTTCAAGGATAAGCTGGTGGGCGAGCATCACTGCGATATCATCCAGGAGGGCAACCGCTATGTGCTGGTAGACTGCGGCACCCCGCTCGGGACGGTGGTCAACGGCATGCGCGTCTCCCGGCATGTACTGCGGCAGGGGGATGCCATCGCCGTCGGCAACTCTGTGCTCGTGTTCAATATGAAGTAG
- a CDS encoding zinc-ribbon domain-containing protein codes for MDKTGHTMEEYIGKICPYCKTAFAEGDEIVQCSACEMPHHKDCWIENQGCTTFGCQGTIRGLDGQAYSQMMAQGAQRGQQAEAYQRPVYGQNGYMFAGQSQMAERPAFGAQSAVYGGSAQGAGKLCPNCGAQNIGDSIFCAHCGARMAGADLAGQSPEQYAFGQAPAQGLAAQNLAGQAAAPGAQGSAQTAFGQTPAQGSPAQSQQTASTGASAAQTASGPAQPISGQSAAGQSVSEQSQSGQSVSSQSVQAGQNTAAPGQTAQAGQEAAAGAPVSAQNQAPSQAEQLCPACGARNPAGSAFCYACGRQLAGQAAPAQASETFCQNCGAKNPAEAVFCYGCGARLYRPGQQSQPGPDAAHPYDAIRKQGSRANPAAGAGAAGQAAPADAAGPVCPKCGTKNAAQAVFCQECGARFSGAVDPARPYDAIRKQGSRGPAGQAGAPAYGAPSQGAYRPAGQTQAAPSASAQPYGAPYGQSASRPANPAAAQSGGQPYGAYGAAQSAGAYGAGASGSAQSGGARQGQAAPVYTPPLGTYRVPSYAIPQPRSAAPPTPEEFAEERRLFLGKNEVYYEKKFAQLQGGQLTWNWAAACFTSFWFIYRRMYLWGYLSLLGQIILAAVLVYAWPVAPLLACILFGMFGNRIYLGHVEKEMKLVQRLSKQNRLIEYADKGGVRLAHPLIAGTIIGVYLIALLCSLYI; via the coding sequence ATGGATAAAACCGGGCATACCATGGAGGAATATATCGGCAAAATCTGCCCCTATTGCAAGACGGCTTTTGCAGAGGGCGATGAGATCGTGCAGTGCAGTGCCTGCGAGATGCCGCACCATAAGGACTGCTGGATCGAGAACCAGGGCTGCACGACCTTCGGCTGCCAGGGGACGATCCGCGGCCTGGACGGCCAGGCCTATAGCCAGATGATGGCCCAGGGCGCGCAGAGGGGCCAGCAGGCCGAGGCCTACCAGCGGCCGGTCTATGGGCAAAACGGCTATATGTTCGCCGGCCAGAGCCAGATGGCGGAGCGGCCGGCCTTTGGAGCGCAGTCCGCAGTCTATGGCGGCTCGGCGCAGGGAGCGGGCAAGCTCTGCCCAAATTGCGGCGCGCAAAATATCGGCGATTCTATCTTCTGCGCCCACTGCGGCGCCAGGATGGCCGGGGCCGATTTGGCCGGGCAGTCCCCGGAGCAGTACGCGTTTGGGCAAGCGCCTGCCCAAGGTTTGGCCGCACAAAATTTGGCAGGCCAGGCGGCGGCACCCGGCGCGCAGGGTTCGGCGCAAACCGCGTTCGGGCAGACGCCCGCTCAAGGTTCGCCCGCCCAATCCCAGCAAACCGCATCCACCGGCGCTTCTGCCGCGCAAACTGCATCCGGCCCCGCCCAGCCAATTTCGGGGCAGAGCGCGGCTGGCCAGTCCGTATCAGAGCAGTCCCAGTCCGGGCAGAGCGTCTCCAGTCAGTCCGTGCAAGCCGGGCAGAACACAGCGGCGCCCGGCCAAACTGCCCAGGCAGGGCAGGAAGCGGCCGCTGGCGCTCCCGTTTCGGCGCAGAACCAGGCGCCCAGCCAGGCAGAGCAGCTCTGCCCGGCCTGCGGCGCACGCAATCCCGCAGGATCGGCCTTCTGCTATGCCTGCGGCAGGCAGCTTGCAGGGCAGGCGGCCCCGGCTCAGGCCAGCGAGACCTTCTGCCAAAACTGCGGCGCCAAAAACCCGGCCGAAGCGGTGTTCTGCTATGGGTGCGGCGCAAGGCTCTACCGCCCGGGGCAGCAGAGTCAGCCCGGGCCGGATGCAGCGCATCCTTATGACGCCATCAGAAAGCAGGGCAGCCGCGCAAATCCTGCGGCCGGCGCAGGAGCGGCCGGGCAGGCCGCCCCGGCAGACGCGGCAGGCCCCGTCTGCCCAAAATGCGGCACGAAAAATGCCGCCCAGGCGGTGTTCTGCCAGGAATGCGGCGCCAGGTTTAGCGGCGCGGTAGACCCTGCCCGGCCGTATGATGCCATCAGAAAGCAGGGGAGCCGGGGCCCGGCAGGGCAGGCGGGCGCTCCGGCGTATGGTGCGCCCAGCCAGGGAGCATACCGGCCCGCCGGGCAAACGCAAGCGGCCCCTTCGGCAAGTGCTCAGCCCTATGGCGCACCCTATGGCCAGAGCGCGTCCCGCCCGGCCAATCCGGCGGCGGCCCAATCCGGCGGCCAGCCCTATGGCGCTTACGGCGCGGCGCAGAGCGCGGGTGCCTATGGCGCGGGAGCGTCCGGAAGCGCGCAGAGCGGCGGCGCCCGGCAAGGCCAGGCGGCCCCAGTCTATACCCCGCCGCTGGGGACGTACCGCGTCCCTTCCTATGCCATTCCCCAGCCCAGAAGTGCCGCCCCGCCCACGCCCGAGGAATTTGCCGAGGAAAGAAGGTTGTTTCTTGGCAAAAATGAGGTATACTATGAGAAGAAGTTTGCGCAGCTGCAAGGCGGCCAGCTGACCTGGAACTGGGCGGCCGCCTGCTTTACCTCCTTCTGGTTCATCTACCGCAGAATGTATCTTTGGGGCTATCTCTCGCTGCTGGGGCAGATTATCCTGGCGGCGGTGCTGGTCTATGCCTGGCCCGTGGCCCCGCTGCTGGCCTGCATTCTCTTCGGCATGTTCGGCAACAGGATCTATCTGGGCCATGTGGAGAAGGAGATGAAGCTGGTCCAGCGGCTGAGCAAACAAAACCGGCTTATCGAGTATGCGGATAAGGGCGGCGTGCGCCTGGCGCATCCCCTGATCGCAGGCACAATCATCGGGGTCTACCTCATCGCGCTGCTCTGCTCGCTGTATATCTAA
- a CDS encoding Gfo/Idh/MocA family oxidoreductase, whose protein sequence is MVRLATIGTNFITEYLLEASQHCTGFALEAVCSRNEENAKAFAKKWGAKRWFTSVDDLAACPDVDAVYIATPNFTHHGYAMKLLAAGKHVLVEKSAAANQREYREMLDLAEQKGLVCLEAIRIAFNPDLELIRQGLAELGKIRRVILTCGAYSSRYDNFKKGIIENAFRPEMCNGALMDLGVYAVNIMADLFGAPEKVNADVIKLENGLDAVLTATCTYPGMLATVFTSKVADTNNLSEIQGEDGLMVISFCSTPDRVSIKYNTRRSGEEKIRELPISATPFGEDMKYELQAFIDLIGQGGAGAERYNERTLCALGVMDEIRRQCGMVFPNDAQ, encoded by the coding sequence ATGGTACGCCTTGCGACAATCGGCACCAACTTTATCACGGAATATCTGCTGGAGGCCAGCCAGCACTGCACGGGCTTTGCGCTGGAGGCGGTCTGCTCCAGAAATGAGGAGAACGCCAAGGCCTTTGCCAAAAAATGGGGCGCCAAGCGCTGGTTTACCAGCGTGGACGACCTGGCCGCCTGCCCGGATGTGGACGCCGTCTATATCGCGACGCCCAACTTCACGCACCACGGCTACGCTATGAAGCTGCTGGCCGCGGGCAAGCATGTGCTGGTGGAGAAATCCGCCGCGGCCAACCAGAGAGAGTACCGCGAGATGCTGGATTTGGCGGAGCAGAAGGGGTTGGTCTGCCTGGAGGCCATCCGCATCGCCTTCAACCCGGATTTGGAGCTGATTCGCCAGGGCCTTGCAGAGCTGGGCAAGATTCGCCGGGTTATCCTGACCTGCGGCGCCTATTCTTCCCGCTACGACAACTTCAAAAAGGGCATCATCGAAAACGCGTTCCGGCCGGAGATGTGCAACGGGGCGCTGATGGACCTTGGGGTTTACGCGGTGAACATCATGGCGGATTTGTTCGGCGCGCCGGAAAAGGTCAACGCGGATGTCATCAAGCTGGAAAACGGGCTGGACGCCGTGCTCACCGCGACCTGCACCTACCCCGGAATGCTGGCCACGGTTTTCACTTCCAAAGTGGCCGACACCAACAATTTGAGCGAGATTCAGGGCGAGGACGGCCTGATGGTCATTAGTTTTTGCAGCACGCCCGACCGGGTTAGCATCAAATACAACACCCGCAGGAGCGGCGAGGAGAAAATCCGCGAGCTGCCCATTTCGGCGACGCCGTTTGGCGAGGACATGAAATACGAGCTCCAGGCCTTTATCGACCTCATCGGCCAGGGCGGCGCAGGGGCGGAGCGCTACAACGAGCGCACGCTTTGCGCGCTGGGCGTGATGGACGAGATTCGCCGGCAGTGCGGCATGGTGTTCCCCAACGACGCGCAGTAG
- a CDS encoding helix-turn-helix domain-containing protein: MSLGQRIQTILKEQKVKQVEFARTLGISANYVNLIANDKKATISDTLAKLIEESYGYSAQWVLDGSGEKLSANELTAEKAELLKKIQKMSSSEVRAVLAFVNTLESMNKEKGE, translated from the coding sequence ATGTCTTTGGGGCAGCGGATACAGACGATATTGAAAGAGCAGAAAGTTAAGCAAGTCGAGTTTGCAAGAACACTTGGAATAAGCGCCAATTACGTCAACTTGATCGCAAATGATAAAAAAGCAACCATTTCCGATACTCTTGCAAAGTTAATAGAAGAAAGCTATGGATATTCCGCGCAATGGGTTCTTGACGGAAGCGGCGAAAAATTATCCGCAAATGAGTTGACCGCCGAAAAAGCTGAACTGCTCAAAAAAATTCAGAAGATGTCCAGCAGTGAAGTCCGGGCGGTATTGGCTTTTGTAAATACCTTGGAGAGCATGAATAAAGAAAAGGGGGAATAG
- a CDS encoding DMT family transporter: METAKKKNHGVIFVLLSAICFSIGGLFLKMVPWNALSINGGRALISAVILSCYMKATHHKLVVNKQVLLGSVCLLGEMILYVYANQLTTAAGAIILQFTAPIFIILFMWIFFRQKPRKLDIFTCAVVFGGIILFFIDGLSGGGMLGNLLAVGSGAFYAVVFMMEAFPQGDSLSSMVITHSFCAVLGIPFILQETDFSFAPVMSIVVLGVVQQGAAFLCLSKGLRETPPVAASLVSALEPILNPVWVAIFYGELPSLIALAGAAVVIGAVVCYNLQNAKLAKREAERAARAEQAQAEPQGQAQAE, translated from the coding sequence TTGGAAACTGCGAAAAAGAAAAATCACGGCGTCATCTTTGTCCTGCTCTCGGCCATCTGCTTTAGCATCGGCGGGCTGTTCCTCAAAATGGTCCCCTGGAACGCGCTCTCCATCAACGGCGGCCGGGCGCTGATTTCCGCTGTCATCCTCTCCTGCTATATGAAGGCGACGCACCATAAGCTGGTCGTCAACAAGCAGGTTCTGCTGGGCTCGGTCTGCCTGCTGGGCGAGATGATACTCTACGTCTACGCCAACCAGCTGACCACCGCGGCGGGCGCCATCATTTTGCAGTTTACCGCGCCCATCTTCATCATCCTTTTCATGTGGATTTTCTTCCGCCAGAAACCCAGAAAGCTGGATATTTTCACCTGCGCCGTGGTCTTTGGCGGCATCATTTTGTTTTTCATCGACGGGCTTTCGGGCGGCGGCATGCTGGGCAACCTGCTGGCCGTGGGCTCGGGTGCGTTTTACGCCGTCGTCTTCATGATGGAGGCTTTCCCCCAGGGCGATTCTCTCTCCTCTATGGTCATCACGCACAGTTTTTGCGCCGTGCTGGGCATTCCGTTCATCCTGCAGGAGACGGATTTTAGCTTTGCGCCCGTCATGAGCATCGTGGTTTTGGGCGTGGTTCAGCAGGGCGCGGCCTTCCTCTGCCTCTCCAAGGGGCTTCGGGAGACGCCGCCCGTGGCTGCCAGCCTGGTTTCGGCGCTGGAACCCATCTTGAACCCGGTCTGGGTCGCCATTTTCTACGGCGAGCTGCCCAGCCTCATCGCGCTGGCCGGGGCGGCCGTCGTCATCGGGGCGGTGGTCTGCTACAATCTGCAAAACGCCAAGCTGGCAAAGCGCGAAGCCGAGCGGGCCGCTCGGGCGGAGCAGGCGCAGGCAGAGCCACAGGGGCAGGCGCAGGCGGAATAG